A window of Amycolatopsis australiensis contains these coding sequences:
- a CDS encoding NYN domain-containing protein gives MHPQPLVPEPPEDLTGPSGVVSRPEQADEAAGHPDPVTWPSLPEPVRDRIAELAAAAVAKLPATDVPRQLRPVAKFAPAKRAKLGGAALLAALGESAQFRTAVIEWLREHRTDALDPNAADSVAAAAAAVLLGESGAAGRVRLVAKNAEENALRAERDAALARNQRLEAELAQVRAELAEAKKAAENARGEREGEVEKLLKRLREQGVQLRQAKDAAEAASAEAARGSAARADEIAALTAQLERERQRVANERARAERAVADAEIARQSAREAREADEVRLALLVDTIDGAVSGLRRELALGARGARPADMVRGASTGTGQGGKIADVSTLDRYLALPNVHLIVDGYNVTKTGYPELALADQRDRLIHQLSALAARTSAEVTVVFDGAGVLSVPASVPRGVRVLFSDRGVLADDVIRNLVAAEPAGRPMVVATSDRAVADSVRGSGAHPAPSAVLVSRLSRV, from the coding sequence ATGCACCCGCAGCCGCTCGTGCCGGAGCCGCCCGAGGACCTCACCGGTCCGTCGGGCGTCGTGTCGCGCCCCGAGCAGGCTGACGAGGCCGCCGGCCACCCCGATCCGGTGACGTGGCCGTCGCTGCCCGAGCCGGTCCGCGACCGCATCGCCGAGCTCGCCGCGGCCGCCGTCGCCAAGCTGCCGGCCACCGACGTGCCGCGCCAGCTGCGGCCGGTCGCCAAGTTCGCCCCGGCCAAGCGCGCCAAGCTGGGCGGCGCCGCGCTGCTCGCCGCGCTCGGCGAGTCGGCCCAGTTCCGCACCGCGGTCATCGAATGGCTGCGCGAGCACCGCACCGACGCCCTCGACCCGAACGCCGCCGACTCCGTCGCCGCCGCGGCCGCCGCCGTCCTGCTCGGCGAGTCCGGGGCCGCCGGGCGCGTCCGTCTCGTCGCCAAGAACGCCGAGGAAAACGCCCTGCGGGCGGAACGCGACGCCGCGCTCGCCCGCAACCAGCGCCTCGAAGCCGAACTCGCCCAGGTGCGCGCTGAGCTCGCCGAAGCCAAGAAGGCGGCGGAGAACGCCCGTGGCGAGCGGGAAGGCGAAGTCGAGAAGCTCCTGAAGCGCCTTCGCGAGCAAGGTGTCCAGCTGCGCCAGGCGAAGGACGCGGCTGAAGCAGCTTCGGCCGAGGCAGCGCGCGGGTCCGCCGCCCGCGCCGACGAGATCGCCGCCCTCACCGCCCAGCTGGAACGTGAACGCCAGCGCGTCGCCAACGAGCGTGCCCGTGCCGAACGCGCGGTGGCCGACGCGGAGATCGCGCGTCAGTCCGCTCGCGAGGCTCGCGAAGCCGACGAAGTGCGGCTCGCCCTGCTCGTCGACACCATCGACGGCGCCGTCAGCGGCCTGCGCCGCGAGCTGGCCCTCGGCGCCCGCGGGGCGCGGCCGGCGGACATGGTCCGCGGCGCGAGCACCGGCACGGGCCAGGGCGGCAAGATCGCCGACGTGTCCACGTTGGACCGCTACCTCGCGCTGCCCAACGTGCACCTGATCGTCGACGGCTACAACGTCACCAAGACCGGCTACCCCGAGCTGGCGCTGGCCGACCAGCGCGACCGGCTGATCCACCAGCTGTCCGCGCTCGCCGCGCGCACCTCCGCCGAGGTGACGGTGGTCTTCGACGGCGCGGGCGTGCTCTCGGTGCCGGCGTCGGTGCCGCGCGGGGTGCGGGTGCTGTTCTCCGACCGCGGGGTCCTCGCCGACGACGTGATCCGCAACCTCGTCGCGGCCGAGCCCGCGGGCCGCCCGATGGTCGTGGCGACCTCGGACCGGGCCGTCGCGGACTCGGTGCGGGGCAGCGGCGCCCACCCGGCACCGTCCGCGGTGCTGGTCAGCCGCCTGTCGCGGGTCTGA
- a CDS encoding DEDD exonuclease domain-containing protein, which yields MRSTQAQLAFDELGTPLRDTTFVVFDLETTGAGPGASEITEIGAVKVHGGEVLGEFATLVNPGKTIPPQIVSLTGITQAMVYDAPPIEEVLPAFLEFIAGSVLVAHNSGFDTSHMRAACEAHGYAWPKLTVVCTARLARRVVPRDEVGRYNLTALALLFGARTRPTHRALDDARATVDVLHGLLERVGNLGVHSLEELMGYLPEVTVAQRAKRHLAADLPSAPGVYLFRGPKEEVLYVGTAKDLRRRVRQYFTGSEGRSRIREMVALAERVDHVVCAHALEAEVRELRLIAAHRPAYNRRSKNRHQGWWIGLTDEAFPRLSVVRLPRPGVLGPFRNQADAKATADTLAGASGLRTCTQRISPKSPNGTPCVLAELGRCGAPCAGRQSVAAYVPAVESVSGLIAGVDGRPLHVAAAQVERLAQGRHYEQAARHRDELAALIRALGRAHRQAALAAIAELIAAAPDGNGGWELSVIRYGRLASAGVARRGVPPMPVVEALVASAETVLPEPGPLHGAPPEEVGVLLRWLARPGVRLVRTTRPWAEPAAVAGWQGWLELVSTAHSLEHVG from the coding sequence ATGCGTTCGACCCAGGCACAGCTCGCCTTCGACGAGCTCGGAACCCCGTTGCGGGACACGACTTTCGTCGTCTTCGACCTCGAGACCACCGGGGCCGGGCCGGGTGCGTCGGAGATCACCGAGATCGGCGCGGTGAAGGTGCACGGCGGCGAGGTGCTGGGCGAGTTCGCGACCCTGGTGAACCCGGGCAAGACCATCCCGCCCCAGATCGTCTCGCTGACGGGGATCACCCAGGCGATGGTGTACGACGCGCCGCCGATCGAGGAGGTGCTGCCGGCGTTCCTGGAGTTCATCGCCGGGTCGGTGCTGGTCGCGCACAACTCGGGGTTCGACACCTCGCACATGCGGGCGGCCTGCGAAGCACACGGGTACGCGTGGCCGAAGCTGACGGTGGTGTGCACGGCCCGGCTGGCGCGGCGCGTCGTACCTCGCGACGAGGTCGGGCGCTACAACCTGACGGCGCTGGCGCTGCTGTTCGGCGCGCGGACGCGGCCGACGCACCGGGCGCTCGACGACGCCCGCGCGACGGTCGACGTGCTGCACGGGCTGCTGGAGCGCGTCGGCAACCTGGGCGTCCATTCGCTCGAGGAGCTGATGGGCTACCTGCCCGAGGTCACGGTGGCGCAGCGCGCGAAGCGGCACCTGGCGGCGGACCTGCCGTCGGCGCCGGGCGTCTACCTGTTCCGCGGGCCGAAGGAAGAGGTCCTGTACGTCGGCACGGCGAAGGACCTGCGGCGGCGCGTGCGGCAGTACTTCACGGGCTCGGAGGGGCGGAGCCGGATCCGGGAGATGGTGGCGCTGGCCGAGCGCGTCGACCACGTGGTGTGCGCGCACGCGCTGGAGGCGGAGGTGCGGGAGCTGCGGCTGATCGCGGCGCACCGGCCGGCGTACAACCGGCGGTCGAAGAACCGGCACCAGGGCTGGTGGATCGGGCTGACGGACGAAGCGTTCCCCCGGCTGTCGGTGGTGCGCCTGCCGCGGCCGGGGGTGCTGGGCCCGTTCCGCAACCAGGCGGACGCGAAGGCGACGGCGGACACGCTGGCGGGCGCGTCGGGGCTGCGGACGTGCACGCAGCGGATCTCGCCGAAGTCGCCGAACGGGACCCCGTGCGTGCTGGCGGAGCTGGGCCGCTGCGGAGCCCCGTGCGCGGGACGGCAGAGCGTGGCGGCGTACGTCCCGGCGGTCGAGTCGGTGTCAGGGCTGATCGCGGGCGTGGACGGCCGCCCGCTGCACGTGGCGGCGGCTCAGGTCGAGCGCCTGGCGCAGGGCCGGCACTACGAGCAGGCGGCCCGCCACCGCGACGAGCTGGCGGCCCTGATCCGGGCGCTGGGCCGAGCCCACCGCCAGGCAGCACTGGCGGCGATCGCGGAGCTGATCGCGGCGGCCCCGGACGGCAACGGAGGCTGGGAGCTGTCGGTGATCCGCTACGGCCGTTTGGCATCGGCGGGCGTGGCCCGGCGCGGAGTGCCGCCGATGCCGGTGGTGGAGGCGCTGGTGGCGTCGGCGGAGACGGTGCTGCCGGAGCCCGGTCCGTTGCACGGGGCGCCGCCGGAGGAGGTGGGAGTGCTGCTGCGCTGGCTGGCGCGGCCGGGGGTGCGGCTGGTGCGGACGACGAGACCGTGGGCCGAGCCCGCGGCCGTGGCCGGGTGGCAGGGCTGGCTGGAGCTGGTGTCCACCGCGCATTCCCTGGAGCACGTGGGCTGA